Proteins co-encoded in one Brassica oleracea var. oleracea cultivar TO1000 chromosome C4, BOL, whole genome shotgun sequence genomic window:
- the LOC106340320 gene encoding LOW QUALITY PROTEIN: uncharacterized protein LOC106340320 (The sequence of the model RefSeq protein was modified relative to this genomic sequence to represent the inferred CDS: inserted 1 base in 1 codon), which translates to MDHFSCKGTNKMARRSHAVVGFRPCCFFCVMEEKDPCVRKAWLELSLSDMHMTRDDTELALTLSFIWRFAMADPENPELPSLGVFECMAKLLKKSLEDAEWVMTGQNVYVPYYAAHIIGSYTMKKPDFAVKAVESGVIAPLVEXMRGKMSWVEQRVVVRALGHLASYEMTFEAVAAYEDEVMRLAMDIATTCVHVVYAEFVSVQEREGRVRYHCDLLTRGLGGLEMEDRKAEEWASQLQCWSLHLLSCFAYKKMSISLICNKNFLKELSQMWGGLVNHTSPASIGLIRILCYSKQGRGHVSNSREIILSLCNLSRSSDDWQYMGIDCLLLLLKDQETRYKVLETSLLYLVDLVELKALNDRTNLGDRITRVLLMDNNKKKGCAYTYKAQKALKEIWRIKVERRKYIEGDNQEKLAEASVVVNLIKQQANQLLCVGDIDGAIKCYNEAIGLCPLKLRRKRMSLYSDRGECYLLIGDADAAISDCTRALCLSEPVNSHGKSLWTRSRAYDIKGLSRESLMDCIMFVNVRSFCGKIPYHAAQMISKQIESTWLFEEARETRLRKMMVKDKNHGLSTITEEPGKTKEMKKPDPLD; encoded by the exons ATGGACCACTTCTCTTGCAAGGGTACAAACAAGATGGCCAGGAGGTCCCACGCTGTTGTCGGCTTCAGACCGTGTTGTTTCTTTTGTGTCATGGAAGAAAAAGACCCTTGTGTTAGAAAAGCATGGTTAGAGTTATCTCTTAGTGATATGCACATGACCAGAGACGACACAGAGCTCGCTCTTACACTCAGTTTCATCTGGAGATTCGCCATGGCCGACCCCGAGAACCCCGAGTTACCGTCTCTCGGGGTCTTCGAGTGCATGGCAAAGTTGTTGAAGAAAAGTCTTGAGGATGCGGAATGGGTAATGACTGGTCAAAATGTGTATGTTCCATACTACGCAGCTCATATCATTGGATCCTACACCATGAAGAAGCCTGACTTTGCTGTGAAAGCTGTGGAGTCCGGTGTCATAGCTCCATTAGTGG CTATGAGAGGGAAAATGAGTTGGGTCGAGCAAAGAGTGGTCGTTAGGGCGTTAGGTCACTTGGCTAGCTATGAGATGACGTTTGAGGCAGTGGCTGCTTACGAGGATGAAGTGATGAGATTAGCCATGGACATTGCAACGACATGTGTACATGTTGTGTACGCAGAGTTTGTGAGTGTTCAAGAAAGAGAAGGAAGAGTGAGATATCATTGTGACTTGCTTACAAGAGGACTTGGAGGGTTAGAGATGGAAGACAGAAAAGCTGAGGAATGGGCAAGCCAACTCCAATGTTGGTCACTTCATTTACTCAGTTGCTTTGCCTACAAGAAAATGTCTATTTCTCTTATTTGCAACAAAAACTTTCTCAAGGAGCTTAGCCAAATGTGGGGTGGATTGGTTAACCACACTTCTCCTGCGAGCATCGGGCTAATCCGGATTCTTTGTTATAGCAAACAAGGGCGAGGACATGTTTCAAATTCCAGAGAAATAATATTGAGCCTATGCAATCTCTCCCGGTCTTCTGATGATTGGCAATACATGGGTATAGATTGTCTATTGCTTCTACTTAAAGACCAAGAAACAAGGTACAAAGTCTTAGAGACATCATTGCTTTATCTAGTAGACCTAGTTGAGCTTAAAGCTCTTAATGATAGAACAAACCTAGGTGATAGGATAACTAGGGTTCTTCTAATGGATAACAATAAAAAGAAAGGTTGTGCTTACACATACAAGGCCCAAAAGGCTTTGAAAGAAATATGGAGGATTAAAGTAGAGAGGAGAAAGTATATAGAGGGAGATAATCAAGAAAAGTTGGCAGAGGCTAGTGTAGTTGTTAATTTGATTAAGCAGCAAGCAAATCAATTGCTTTGTGTAGGAGACATAGACGGAGCTATTAAATGCTACAACGAAGCAATAGGCTTATGCCCTTTGAAACTTAGGAGAAAGAGAATGAGTCTATATAGCGATAGAGGAGAGTGTTACTTACTTATTGGAGATGCAGACGCGGCCATAAGTGATTGCACAAGAGCTCTTTGCTTGTCTGAACCTGTGAACTCGCATGGTAAGAGTCTCTGGACAAGGTCAAGAGCTTATGACATCAAAGGGCTTTCAAGAGAGAGCTTGATGGACTGTATTATGTTCGTTAATGTCCGGTCCTTTTGTGGCAAAATCCCTTACCATGCTGCTCAAATGATCAGCAAACAGATAGAGTCAACGTGGCTGTTTGAAGAGGCTAGAGAAACGAGGCTTCGAAAGATGATGGTCAAGGACAAAAATCATG GCTTATCCACGATAACAGAAGAACCCGGGAAGACGAAGGAAATGAAGAAACCTGATCCCTTGGACTGA